A region of the Mytilus trossulus isolate FHL-02 chromosome 11, PNRI_Mtr1.1.1.hap1, whole genome shotgun sequence genome:
tttatattttcatttaaataaaaatatgacttaTAACATGATGTTTTTAATAAGACAGGAGATAACATTTCACAAGtaaatactatccagctgttaAAATTGCTTTTGTTCCAATATATTGTTATGCTATAATTTATCTGATTTCCATATGCAACTACATCTTTGTCCCAAGACaaaactatttatatagttaaaaatattatcatgatAATCAAATTCTTCAATTACTGTTAACAGTAGTAATGCAACTATATTTCtacctttactttttaattcataattgtactgagatctgaaaacaactctgagtcttttacatgtatttcacttaccgtatttaatcatgatattatttcacaataacgatatttgaaataatttctggATTTCTTTCTTAATACCCATCTATGGTTTAAtggtaattttctttttaaaagaatgattttaaatttaatatttcaggaatttttttcaatgataatttgtaaaatgaatcccattataatacatttttttgacaatataggtttaattcaaatacactattattatttcatagtatttgAAAAGGATAAGCTTTTACTAAGAACTATTCAATAAGTTAACTGGTATACCCAGATAGAATTTCACGGTAAATGAAAACATATCCCAGGGAAATATTCTCCTCCGGATAAGAAAATAATTACAActactgtgacattttttcctccggatcaaatttcacccggatataattttgctttacataTACACATAACATATACACATTTGATACATACAGTACTTTACATGATATTCATATAATAAACTTTAACTATAAtagtatattgaaataaagtcATACAAGCTATTATATtatgctttaaaaataaataagtatttaaGAGTTGCTACTCCAGAGATGAGgcaaactttttttcttctttttttctcacTTGATAGTATAATATTTTGCtggaaatgtataaatataaatgatttttttagctGCAACAGACATGCACGACGATGCTCAGGCTAGGATATGAGCGTTAAAGCTCTAACAATCCTCCTCGCAtcgaagacctgttggtgaccttctgctgatgtctactctatggtcgggttgttgtctctttggcacattccccatttccattctcaattttatttgacattaGACTACACTTATAGTTTTTTTAGCATGCACATCGAAAACCTCAAATACTACATTGATGATAATTTATTGGGGTAGAATTAAGAGCACTTGAAGCCAAGATGAAATAAAGGTCACAAAATACAGAATAAGAATAACtggtaaatgaaatattaagtagagATAACAACGTGCAAAATAAGGAAAGAATGGAGAAAATGGTAGAAACAATTAAAAGTATGAATGGAAAGATGAAGGCGGATTTCAGTCCGGGAACGCACTTTTAGTATGTATTTCTCACTTCCGGCTACTGTCTGTTCGATTAGTTATAAGAATtttgcacacaaaaaaaatacctatattgATGTTCCTTTTAACGTGAATTTTTAAGCATATTTAATATTAGATTGAATTAAaagaatatatgtattttttatgcattattgattgataaatgtgtatcttatttattgaaataagatTTGTAAAGTCGAACAGATTTAATATTGGAAGttagaaatattttgtcaacaAACAGACAAAGAAACATTATGTAACTCACAAACAAAGAGGTTTACCACATTGATATACTGGTAACTGTTTGTAAATAAGAACTCGACATTGCTTGTCATTTAGACATGATATGAATAGCCCTATAGTATTTGCAACTAGACTGATATAATAAGTAAGGTTACCTTGAGTTATCCAAGTACGTGTATGGCAAATGGCAGATACGAGTTGAGGGTTAGACGTCTGTCTTCATCAAGCTCTCTGGTTATTCTGCAATGATCAAAGTACTCACCACAGGAAGTTGACAGTCGCACTATAAGTCAATGTCCGGTTTCGGTGATATCAGATCCGGACAAGTCGATTACAACATTCTTCCCCCTTCTCTCTGAAAAGATTGTTGGTAtaatataaattcatataaagaATGATTAGTGATAGTTCTCTATTCTGAAGTCCTTTTTGTCCCACTATGATTTCCTTAAACGGTGAATGAAGTTACTGTCATTTAATCATGTCAGAAATTGTCCCGCAGATATCATGATATCTCCATTGATTTACTTATAACTTGAGGTGTTACTGTCATTTAACCATGTCAGTAATAACCCCCCTTTGTCCTAATATTTCCAGTGGTCCTTTGAAACGAAAGTCATTCAATAGAATGGCACAATATTTACAGTTACACATCAAACACACATAGTTCACATAACAGTTTTACAACACAGTACAATTGTTACAGTTCCACATGATACACACACGCATATAGTTATTtacagttaaaaatatatatacacacaaagATACGCTATTCAAACTTATATAGCTGCTGAGCATTTCGGGTGGTGATGTCAGCAATTTCCCTTCCTGGAATATTAAACATGATAGACAATTTCTGTATAATAGATCTAATCAATATTGGAGAACTGACCTCATAGTTCTTGGGGTGGAGGTATGGTGCATCACTTTCCAGAATAATGTCCTCTAGGCTCATCTCGCAAACCTGTGAGCGGAGTTGTGGATAGGTATCCTCCATTAACAGTAATGGAGAAATACCAAATTTTGTATTAGGAAAACACcgctttatattttcatatgttGTCTTGTCCTGGGAGAAACAGTGCCAGTGGACACCATGATCCCTGTCCAGTATCTCTGACATGATATCTAAGCACCTGGCAGTTATGTTTTTACCTCTGCAGTGAATTACGACAGGTAACTTGTAATCTCTGGCCAACTCTAATTGTACTCGTAGTACCTTAACTTGCTCTCTTATATCTTTCTCCCCCTGACTTACGTCCAATCCACATTCCCCTATTGCTAAAAAATTACCTGGGATTCTTCTTTTCAACTCATTAAAGTTCCGACCCACCTGGTTCCCTGCTACCTTCGGATGGATTCCAATAGTGTGGAGAATTCTCTTATCCTCCCTTAACAAATCCCCATCTAGGCAAGCTGTCCATCGACttggaaaaacaaaatttgatattaattttctAATCTGAAATTTTTCATTATCTTGTTCTTCCCAAATGTATGAAGGCAAGCCAGAAAATCTGGCTTGTAGGAAGAATTTGTCCCAATGAAAATGTGTGTCAATAACTGTGTGTATCGGATGTGAAGTAATTTTACATAGAGACAATTTACAATTATATGAAAGTAAATTTTCGGAATCCTCGGATGATTTAATTAATAAAGCTAAGACTTTCCAGTGTAAGAGAGAATGTATGTTTGATGGTGGAAAGACCGTGTAAGCTGATGATGAGTGAAAATGGTTTATCCTGTTGAAATTTAGCAGAAACGGCAGGTCTGTTTGATGAAAGGTTGCTTTGTCA
Encoded here:
- the LOC134690672 gene encoding uncharacterized protein LOC134690672 — its product is MSIVRMEEEELDYEPEEEEVGVLKEQIEKEGCLLKEQRIKGSSNNKKRSRPCCICSGRFVNVRRHVLRAHVPWYTAPLLACWTCQLQFGQQGAFTIHCNDYHNSEQTHGYKEEFLVDWVELMNGLLIELCRQFAVSTLDKLVTFAREMSTLEQCDKATFHQTDLPFLLNFNRINHFHSSSAYTVFPPSNIHSLLHWKVLALLIKSSEDSENLLSYNCKLSLCKITSHPIHTVIDTHFHWDKFFLQARFSGLPSYIWEEQDNEKFQIRKLISNFVFPSRWTACLDGDLLREDKRILHTIGIHPKVAGNQVGRNFNELKRRIPERRGKNVVIDLSGSDITETGH